GTGCTTGGGACCATGGATGGcgaaaattatgagtcatccTTTCTTTTGATTCAATCATATCAATGGAATTGTGCAGACTATCAATCTTAGCATTAAGACGCAGATTATCATTAAACAAAAATTTTCTTTCACTAACTAAGATTGCACATTTGTCATTCATGATAATACATTCATCCTTAGCTATTACAAGCTCTCTTTCTAAGGACTCTATCTTAAGCTTGCAATCTTTAAAACGTAATCTAAGTATGGTTAATTTACTGTCCAGCTTTTCATTCATATTTATAGCCGAATCATAGGCTTTAAGGATAATTGTCATATCTTATTCGATTTAAGTTAGATAAGGTTCACACAAAGATAAATCAAAATCATTTTCAGTAATCATATATTTTACCTATTGGATGGTGCTTCTGCCTGATGGGTTGTTGGTTGCCATGTAGTAGTAATTGGGCTCTGCATCTTCCTCATCAATTTCCGATCCAAACGACCAATAACCTTCATCACACTCAACACTTTGCCTAGCCATAAAACACATGTTTTAAATAGGGTTTCCATCACCCTCATCACCTGATCACTAGTACCCATTCACACTCCGAGAAACTGTAGTGACAAAAGCTTTTTCACTATCTGCTAGCTCTTGTGCACGACGAGCATAATATGCAGAGTCCTTCACCTTTGGGTTTTGAGGAATTTCAACCAAACAGTCTTTCGCAAAGTGATTTCTGAGGCCACATTTATGACACGTAATCTTGGGTTAAGCCAAAGTGAGGACTTCGTGAGATTCCGAAGATGAGTTTGGAAGTTTGGTTCGGTAAGATGGAGGATTTTCAGTAGGTTTGGGATAAGGTTGAGGATTAGTGTAGTGAGGATTGTTGAAATGGAATTTTGAATATGTTCAAATAAGATTTATGATTGTTCCAAGGTCTcctgtatttcatagaaaattgAGCAAACTCTTGTTGGAAATGAAGTTCGTCATCTGAAGCTTCAGGGTCAAAGTTGTCATCAAATACAAGGGATGGATTTGTTTGAACCGATGGAACATGTGAGAATGGTTCTGAAACAACAGGTCGGAAAGGTTCTAAAGAAGAAGAGTTTGGAATCAAATTATTAACGGAGTTGACAAGGGCAAGAGGACCACCAAAGAGTTCTCTTAGAGTTTAAGCAACGTTGGACTCATGACCTTGCAGATCGTCAAACAACTGGTAAAGTTTGAGTTTCTTCAGAGATCCATTACTCTGAAAGCATAACTTGACGTTTCCCCCATCCTTTTCCGAGACTGTTGATGAACTTTAGATTATACTCAAGAGGAGTTCGGACAATACCATGAGCGATCATGTTGTTTATCACTATTATGTACCAGTTTGATGTCGAGGCAACTGATTCTCCAAGTGTTGTAGTGAATGTATCGAAGGCATTCACAACAGATGTCAGACACTTGTCTTTCATGTTTTCTGAACCCTCAAACAAATCTTGAAGAGTATCCCATATCTCTTTGGCAGATTTGCACAACTTAATGTGCTCAAAGAGAGAGGAAGGAACTCCGAACACCATCTCGGGAAACGTAATTTGATCCGCACGGAGTTTCTCAATGACACCGGTGTCGTTATGGTATTGAGTTGAGTCTCTTTTGCTATGGTGTTGAGTTGGGTCTCTTTTGCTAAGTCGGTGGGGTATTTCGGAGATGGGTTATCAATGTTAGaagataaaaagttttaaaaaatgtGTTGGATTTTTTGAAAATAACTTTATAGGTTTAAACATAAAAAATCTTAAAATATAAGCGTTTTTGTTTGACAAATTATAAATCATATTAGTTATatttaataaatgtaattgatatgatttatttttcttattttttgggctatttgttttttatgtaaacataattttttttttttagtttgagcttatatattaaactattttttaacattatataaatatttaataattgatatatttttttagaaaatgtATAATCTACAGAAAACAGATGATGTCGCAGTGATTATTAATGGTTAAAATGATATTTGGTCTATCTTCTACCAAAATATCAATGAGATGGTTAGCTGCCGACACTATATATTTGTCTTTGTGAGGCCAAGAATCCTTGTAGGTATGCAAGCAGCCTTGGATTTAGGCTCGGGAATTATTTGTTTGGTGATTGTGTGTTCCGCATCCTTAAAGCCCTGCTTACAGCTCACTGTATGACCCTACACCTACCCATGCATATTACGAACCCACCCCACTCACCATTTTCACCCGCAAAACACACCACTAGTTCATTTCCGAGCTCTGGAAAAGAAGATAAGTACAGACAAGAAAAGCACATACTGAGTGTTTATTGTCTGCAAGATAAACCCTACCGAAGTGTTGTTCTTAAATCTTAGTTTGATTATcaattccagaaattgtttttgGTTGCTTCTTTTGTGTTTTTTGGTAGGATCGTTCCTTTTCCTTCGCAAATTTTGCgaattaaaagaagttttgttaaTTTCTTGATTTTCTTGGTGACGCTACACTTTAGAATACAGAATTATATATCCGATTTTACTTTTATAGAATTTGTGGGGTTTTCAAAATCTTGTATATATGCCCATATTTTCTACAAATTTGATTCAAAATTCATGGAGTAAAGCTTATACTTTATGTTGTAAACATTTTTCTTGAAACCACAAGAACCTCTGTTTAGAAAACAAAAACATGTTCCACACAAAATCAGAGTCTGATATCACCAGTTTAGCCCCGTCATCACCTTCAAGATCACCAAAACGGCCGGTTTACTTCGTGCAAAGCCCTTCAAGAGACTCACAAGACGGAGACAAATCATCATCATTACAAGCTACACCAAATTTCAGGAGTCCAATGGAATCCCCTTCACACCCTTCTATGGGTCGTCACTCCAGGAACTCATCGTCCAGTCGGTTTTCTGGGATTTTCCGGTCACATTCCGGGAGGAAAGTTCACCGGAAAAGAAACGAAAAGGGGTGGCCGGAGTGTAATGTGATAGTAGAGGAAGGGAAGTATGATGAATATGAAGATGAAAAGAAGTTAAACAGAAGATTACAGGCTTTATTAGCTCTCTTGTGTTTTATCGTCTTGTTCGCTATTTTATGCTTGATTATATGGGGTGCTGCCAGACCTTTTAAACCTGAAATCACTGTTAAGGTTAGTAAAATGTCTTTTTCTTTAGATTTCTATCAAGATCATGGTGTTAAAatgcataaagtttgaatctttttCAAACCCATATCTCGTAATCTCATAAAGATTAATACACCTTCGGAATCTTGAATTGGGTTTCGATTTGATTCGTATTTTTTGCAGAGTTTGGCTGTGAATAGCCTCTATATAGGGCAGGGTTCAGACTCATCTGGGGTCATAACCAAGATGCTGACCATCAATAGTTCATTGCGACTCGGTGTTCATAATCCAGCTACATTCTTTGGCGTTCATGTTAGCTCTAATGCAGTGAACCTTGTCTATTCAGACGTCGTGATTGTAACCGGTCAGGTTGGGACCAACTTCACCTGTTCATGTGTACTGAACTATGGTTAAGAATAGACTGAACCATGGTTACTGATACTAATTTGGTTATGCTCATGTGGTTTCAGTTGAAGAAGTATTATCAACAAAGAAAGAGTCGAAGAACAGCGATTGTAAACTTGGAAGCAACGAAAGTGCCATTGTATGGTGCAGGTTCGAGTCTAGAGGTTTCTGATGCTGGAGTTTTTGAAATACCATTAAGGTTAGAGTTTGAGATTCGATCAAAAGGTGAAGTCGTTGGTAAATTGGTGACAACGAAGCATACGAGTCAAATTTCTTGCAATGTGACTTTAAAATCGAATACAATCAAACCAATCAGATTCAGAAAGGATTCTTGCATCCTCAGATGAATAATCCTCTCAAGAATAAATTTGTTGATTTCCAATATTTATTTGTATAAAGGGTGTGAATTTTGATCGGATATGTGTAATTTACCCTTGAAAATGGATCATTAAATGTGTCTGAATTCCTGGAATCAAGACTGGCCATATTTAGTAATGTTGAAAAATGTATAAATTTGGTTGGTGTGGTAATAAAATGTCTTTAGTGCATCTATCATAGATATCATTCATTATTTCATAATTGTCCTAATTGAAAGAGTCATGTCTACCTCTAGAAAAGAAGAAATATGTTTGATCCATATGGAGGAAACCTTTTATTATTGGCATGTATGCTGGAGTGAGACTGAGTCTAGACTTATTTGATTCGAGCAAAAGGACATTCACGTTTGTATAGTAGCATAGGTACTAGGTAGTATATTCGTAAACAATGACGAGATCAGTTAATTGTTTTACGTATTTAAATATCTCtacatataataataaaaaaggaCGACAACTACACTTCTTAACCCATCCTAGTCACTATCTATGGTCACTAtattaacactactagaaaaaagagtGAAATTCGCACCGTGAATTCAGTTGGAAAAGCCTATTATGGAAAAATAATCCGTCGGAAAAGGCATGGGTAAATATTACCAACAGATTGTTGATGAATTTTAGTTTTGATTGTTTAGAGCGAACGGGATGTCATGTTTTATTGTTTCTCATGGAATACTGACCGAATCATTTATTGACATTTTTTTAGTAATGTAGTATATTTTATTTAAACGGCGGAGTTAGTGGTTAAGAGTTAATGTCACAAAATCGACAACATTTGGATAAGAACTCGAGACTTTCAATCTAAAAGACAAAGTTTCTATCagaataatagtttttttagtaATAGTTTTTACTGACGGTTTTCTGTTGACAATTTGCAGCTTAAAAGACAAAAAGAAAATCAAGACTTTTTTCGCTCAaaagtcataaaaatccaatacaATAATCATAACATGTTTAGCATAACAATGATACTAACCATACATTTAAAAATTGTCTGATACATTACAAGTGTTTAAACAGAAAAATGATAATTTGGTAAACTGCATCATATGAGTTAGTCATGCATGTCAACTTGCTCTAAGGTCCATATGAAAAATCAATCGTAGAATACTAACAATATTTTGGATGTCTCAATGTTTGAACCATGGACATCTTTTGTAAAAATTCAATCATCAACTACTAGGCTCTCATCTCCGGAgcaaacaaaaaatataaaaaagaaaagtGTTCAACAAGTGTCTAAAACAACAAACATAAAAACTATAATTAATTTGGTGGATTATCGGATTGATTACCAAATTATCATATAAGTTAGTAATATTTTTGATTGCATATCTTCATGTGCTTTTTATTTCATTTCCCTTCCCTTGAAATTTGTCTTGGATCTCTTCTAATGCTTTTCATTCCATTTCCCTATCTATTTGTAACTTTTTTATTTGGCTTTGGAACTcgtataactaaaaaaaatttaacaCAAACTTATATAATTACTAATGTATTTTACCTTTTTATGAATATAGGATATGTAGTTACATTTTTAAttcataatagcaacatattATCATTTTTATACATAATACCAACATAGTTTATTTTAATCTATAATAACAAAGTACTTTGGATTTTTCATTATAGCAACACGCTTTTTCTTTATCCGGTATAGTAATATTtattttagtatatatatatatatatatatatatatatatatatatatatatatatatatatatcctgtaagaaattttttttcgttggaggtaagaagtttttttacatattgtttttgaaaacaaaacaaatgaatcactagatgaatcaaaaataacatgattcacaaaaaaaaaaccgaaaaaacatatcgatgattcatttatacaatgattttgttgttattcactaaaattgtcataaaaatgaattttttcttAATATACATAAAAATGAATGATAAGGACATTtcttttttgaattttttcttGTAAATAATTTTACTTATGAATCATTTagtgattcattttgttttttcactaaaagaatatgtaaaaaaaaacttcttacctgtttaccaaaattttcttttttatttgatcttgactctctctctctctctctctatatatatatatatatatatatatatatatatatatatatatatatatatatatatatatatatatatatatatatatatatatatatatatatatacttcggTTATTGTggattaatcaatattcattcgttaagacaatacaaaaaccagtaatcacgaatacatttcaacatcggaaaacatcgggttttccggggaattcaatactacccgctcgaaattttataactataatacaaaatacccttcatatatatatatatatatatatatatatatatatatatatatatatatatatatatatatatatatatatatatatatatatatgataaacaaaagtctttttcGAAAATATCTGATTttttgggttttacaaactacacaaatcattttatcatagcattgcttatgaactcaccaatatttcatatgttgatgtttttccaaaataacttgtattctcaggtaacaggtaaggggaagagtattatgaagtaatgttagatgttatgttgttaaaaacactcaaactatttatgtgatgaatgtgtaatgttaaaacaatgtacttgatgtgaacaattccagttgtaatatattgatgcatggtgatgtttatgttatgattcatgtatattcattgtgatgatatgcaatttaagtcacgcgagccctcggacgtttccgccgtctggttcgggggtgtgacaggttggtatcagagcattgtttatagtgaactagcatatctagccacacattgatatgcaactataaaccaaaaagggactatcccaactctgaacaaaacaaaacaaataagaacacaactataaaacatctttgcctgtgtgaattaggaaacataatataataccaaaccaaacaagataatgctatcaTCTCGGGTAAGCCGGGACTAATCAtagttgtatcaaggagaggatgtagcctgatcaactacatttcctccaaggtacaactatcacgtGTCTCGAGGAAATCACAATGGTAGGAAAACCTAAAAGCATACCCCtctatcaccaaaaagagaaccgCAACTTAATCTATACAATAATAGAAGTGTCATAGGAGTAACGATAGTTATTCGCATGCCCCTCTCAGTCGACATGGAAGGAGAAAACcagggcattcagtttcatcaagtcctagtAACCCACGGGAAGATCAAGGATGAGCCAGATGTAGATCAAGGAGGGGCACACGACATTGGACCTGAAGAGGAACAGGAAGAATACGTGAtagttgattttgattatgatgagCTGGACCAGGAGCCAGACGAAGAAAAGGGCGTAGAGGAGGCACGTAGTGAACCTCACCAGTCGGAAGCCCCGTCAAATTCCCGCATGTTTCAAGGGGTGGATACACACTATCTACGCTCTCTCGAGGAGGCAGTTATCAGCCTGAAGCTTCAACTCATCATGGCCAAGGCAAGGGTTGTGCGAGCCGAGCGAAAAGTAGAGGTAATCACCCAAGAGGCAGATGAACTAACTGAACTTCTGGTACGTCACCTCGACGATTGAGCGTCGTCGTCATCCTTACTAATAGGACCTGCTCTACTACCTGCTATATAGGTCTCACCGTACGAGGAACTAGTTGTACCCGTCCTTAGTATTAGGCTTATGTGATCTATGTTATGTAtcatcgactctatgtttaagtgattacactactcatagcgCCGTTATGCTGCCAAAATTGCACCACTTATGTATTGCTCTTTCgaacaaaattttcatgtatcaaaaatgcggataatattaatgaaaggTTTTATGTGTTCCAATGTGATGTTGTAatctgttatgtgttatatatccatgattgtatgctaaattgtgAAATTGCTTAAGCTCGTGCTACACACCTATTTTATAGGATCACAATCTCATAAaaccataggcactcaacatctttccgttccatgacag
The genomic region above belongs to Lactuca sativa cultivar Salinas chromosome 4, Lsat_Salinas_v11, whole genome shotgun sequence and contains:
- the LOC111886839 gene encoding uncharacterized protein LOC111886839, with product MFHTKSESDITSLAPSSPSRSPKRPVYFVQSPSRDSQDGDKSSSLQATPNFRSPMESPSHPSMGRHSRNSSSSRFSGIFRSHSGRKVHRKRNEKGWPECNVIVEEGKYDEYEDEKKLNRRLQALLALLCFIVLFAILCLIIWGAARPFKPEITVKSLAVNSLYIGQGSDSSGVITKMLTINSSLRLGVHNPATFFGVHVSSNAVNLVYSDVVIVTGQLKKYYQQRKSRRTAIVNLEATKVPLYGAGSSLEVSDAGVFEIPLRLEFEIRSKGEVVGKLVTTKHTSQISCNVTLKSNTIKPIRFRKDSCILR